A region of Oncorhynchus masou masou isolate Uvic2021 chromosome 29, UVic_Omas_1.1, whole genome shotgun sequence DNA encodes the following proteins:
- the cdc16 gene encoding cell division cycle protein 16 homolog isoform X3: MEEPTSKKLLDRSVKEENRIQESDWEMTPASINSSICLLRGKIYDAMDNRPLATSSYKEALKLDVYCFEAFDLLTSHHMLTAQEEKDFLDLLPLSQQCTEEEDKLLHFLFENKLKKYNKPSDMVVPEMVNGLQDNLDVVVSLAERHYYNCDFKMCYKLTSMVMVKDPFHANCLPVHIGTLVELSKANELFYLSHRLVDLYPNNPVSWFAVGCYYLMVGHKNEHARRYLSKATTLERTYGPAWIAYGHSFAVESEHDQAMAAYFTAAQLMKGCHLPMLYIGLEYGLTNNSKLAERFFSQALSIAPEDPFVMHEVAVVAFQNGDWKTAEKLFLDAMDKIKAIGNEVTVDKWEPLLNNLGHVCRKLKKYVQALEYHRQALVLIPQHASTYSAIGYVHSLMGDFESAIDYFHTALGLKRDDTFSVTMLGHCIEMYIGDTDAYIGKTSYIGTDIKDKVRGTLSTPGLMKMLNTSTEPSNARTTVLLEESGIMALETPQSNQDKASLDTPLRSSLPLECNMYESDMMLETSMSDTSA, from the exons ATCAACAGTTCCATCTGCCTGTTGCGGGGGAAGATCTATGATGCCATGGACAACCGGCCTCTGGCCACGTCCAGCTACAAAGAGGCCTTGAAACTGGATGTGTACTGCTTTGAAGCCTTCGACCTTCTAACGTCCCACCACATGCTGACCGCTCAGGAAG AAAAGGACTTCCTGGACTTGCTTCCTTTGAGCCAACAGTGCACAGAGGAAGAAGACAAATTACTTCACTTCCTGTTTGAGAATAAATTGAAGAAG TATAACAAACCCAGTGATATGGTGGTCCCAGAGATGGTCAACGGTCTCCAGGACAATTTGGACGTGGTGGTCTCCCTTGCTGAGAGGCATTATTACAACTGTGACTTCAAAATGTGCTACAAACTCACTTCCAT GGTGATGGTGAAAGACCCATTCCATGCCAACTGTTTACCTGTTCATATAGGAACACTGGTGGAACTCAGCAAAGCAAATG AACTGTTTTACCTTTCGCACAGGCTTGTGGACTTGTATCCCAACAACCCG GTCTCTTGGTTTGCTGTGGGATGCTACTATCTAATGGTTGGTCACAAAAATGAACACGCGCGTAGATATCTCAG CAAGGCGACCACTCTGGAGCGGACGTACGGTCCGGCATGGATCGCCTACGGTCACTCATTTGCAGTGGAGAGTGAACACGACCAGGCCATGGCTGCCTACTTCACTGCTGCTCAACTGATGAAGGG ATGTCATCTCCCCATGTTGTACATAGGGCTGGAGTACGGTCTTACAAACAACTCTAAACTGGCCGAGCGCTTCTTCAGCCAGGCCCTGAGCATAGCACCAGAAGACCCCTTTGTCATGCATGAGGTGGCCGTTGTGGCCTTTCAGAATGGaga CTGGAAAACAGCTGAGAAGTTGTTCCTGGACGCAATGGACAAGATCAAAGCCATTGGGAATGAG GTAACAGTGGACAAGTGGGAGCCACTCCTGAACAACCTGGGTCACGTATGTCGAAAACTGAA GAAGTATGTCCAGGCGTTGGAGTACCACCGCCAGGCCCTGGTTCTCATCCCCCAGCACGCGTCAACCTACTCTGCCATCGGATATGTGCACAGCCTCATGGGAGACTTCGAGAGCGCCATCGACTACTTCCACacg GCACTCGGTCTTAAGCGTGATGACACGTTTTCTGTGACGATGCTCGGCCACTGCATTGAGATGTACATTGGCGATACGGATGCCTACATAGGTAAAACTTCCTACATAG GAACGGACATAAAAGACAAAGTCCGTGGGACGCTGAGCACCCCGGGGTTGATGAAGATGCTGAACACGTCGACGGAACCCAGTAACGCTCGAACCACGGTTCTTCTGGAGGAGAGCGGCATCATGGCCCTGGAGACGCCGCAGTCCAATCAGGACAAGGCCTCGTTGGACACGCCCCTGCGGAGCTCGCTGCCCCTGGAATGCAACATGTACGAGAGTGACATGATGCTCGAGACCTCGATGTCCGACACCAGCGCGTGA